A stretch of the Argentina anserina chromosome 6, drPotAnse1.1, whole genome shotgun sequence genome encodes the following:
- the LOC126798084 gene encoding BEL1-like homeodomain protein 9: MAEGFEPYHGPQQSRRDKLRFLPGQPHPVCEEPGPHHLHGCATAASFYDPTSISLLSSSDLLTCADSSVKEEGHVNLMGYMNNSSSASSSLHNFRNPYLDPQPSNLAANTNSVNDINGLNNLFMYPSQQSHHHLREFNNNEPAALFRPEPLSLSLSSQPVEVQSLQRYGYSGIGDGGQGSRSPGPTPLGPFTGYASILKGSRFLKPAQQLLEEFCDVGSSSRDIYAAVSRIMTDESSSFLDDPPIESLDDPASVGGGDGGESRRKKSRLLSMLDEVYRRYKQYYNQMQAVVNSFEYVAGLGNAAPYANLAIKAMTRHFKCLKNAITDQLQYSRSGRDASTYVRRNKDETIPMLRDSTRGMYGQPRSFQSTDFVEPQPVWRPQRGLPERAVSVLRSWLFEHFLHPYPTDTDKITLAKQTGLSRNQVSNWFINARVRLWKPMVEEIHMLETRQAHIASQKVGDRNADKSDDHDHLPSTKSVASDNPSTSTYRAQDTASKRPRNEFPDVTVASTTHQQLNMSYNNLSSHLHHVGHVGGSMAGGTTSGVSLTLGLHHQNNGIVMSEPPYAIINTAQRFGLGLEGNSDGYPMGGFDAQSGHFGRDVMGRQLLRDFVG; this comes from the exons ATGGCTGAGGGTTTCGAACCCTACCATGGTCCTCAGCAGAGTAGGAGGGATAAGCTCCGGTTCTTGCCCGGTCAACCCCACCCGGTCTGCGAAGAGCCCGGACCTCACCACCTTCACGGTTGTGCCACTGCTGCTTCTTTCTACGATCCGACTTCTATATCACTCCTCTCCTCATCGGATTTGCTCACTTGCGCCGACAGCTCAGTCAAAGAAGAGGGCCACGTGAATCTGATGGGTTACATGAACAACTCTTCTTCAGCTTCATCGTCTTTACACAATTTTCGCAATCCCTACTTGGATCCTCAACCCTCGAACTTGGCGGCGAATACAAACTCTGTTAATGATATTAACGGTCTCAACAACTTGTTTATGTATCCGAGCCAACAGAGTCATCATCATCTGAGAGAGTTCAACAATAATGAACCAGCTGCACTGTTCAGACCGGAACCGTTGTCTTTGTCTCTATCTTCACAACCTGTTGAGGTCCAAAGTCTCCAGAGGTACGGCTATTCGGGCATTGGTGACGGTGGTCAGGGGTCTAGAAGTCCGGGCCCTACTCCTCTGGGGCCGTTTACTGGCTATGCTTCCATATTGAAGGGATCGAGGTTCTTGAAGCCAGCTCAACAGTTGCTAGAGGAGTTCTGCGATGTGGGTAGTTCTAGTCGCGATATTTATGCTGCTGTTAGTAGAATTATGACAGACGAGTCTTCCTCGTTTTTGGACGATCCTCCTATAGAGAGCTTGGACGATCCGGCTAGTGTTGGCGGCGGCGACGGAGGCGAGAGTCGGAGAAAGAAGTCGAGGTTGCTTTCCATGCTAGACGAG GTTTACAGGAGGTATAAGCAGTACTATAACCAGATGCAAGCAGTAGTGAattcttttgagtatgttgcTGGGCTTGGAAATGCAGCTCCTTATGCCAACTTAGCAATAAAGGCCATGACTAGACACTTCAAGTGTTTGAAGAATGCAATTACCGATCAGCTTCAATATTCAAGATCAGGTAGGGATGCTAGCACATATGTGAGACGTAACAAAGATGAAACCATTCCAATGCTCCGCGATAGTACTCGAGGCATGTATGGCCAGCCCCGATCTTTCCAAAGCACAGACTTTGTTGAGCCTCAGCCGGTTTGGCGACCTCAAAGGGGACTTCCTGAGCGAGCTGTTTCTGTTCTTAGGTCCTGGTTGTTTGAACACTTCTTGCATCC TTACCCTACCGATACAGATAAAATAACGCTGGCCAAACAAACTGGACTGTCACGGAACCAG GTTTCAAATTGGTTCATTAATGCAAGAGTAAGGCTCTGGAAACCAATGGTGGAAGAGATACACATGCTAGAAACCCGGCAAGCTCATATTGCTTCACAGAAGGTGGGGGATAGAAATGCTGATAAGTCAGATGATCATGATCACTTACCATCGACAAAGTCAGTGGCATCTGATAATCCTTCAACATCCACTTATAGGGCTCAAGACACAGCATCTAAGCGCCCAAGAAATGAATTTCCAGATGTCACAGTCGCTAGTACTACTCATCAACAATTAAACATGTCTTACAATAACTTGTCAAGCCATCTGCATCATGTTGGTCATGTTGGTGGGAGTATGGCTGGAGGGACTACTAGTGGTGTGTCACTAACGCTTGGACTTCATCACCAAAATAATGGTATCGTTATGTCGGAGCCCCCCTATGCTATCATTAATACTGCTCAACGCTTCGGCCTTGGCCTTGAGGGAAATAGCGATGGTTACCCAATGGGCGGCTTTGATGCACAAAGTGGGCATTTTGGAAGAGACGTCATGGGTAGGCAACTTTTGCGTGATTTCGTTGGATGA